Genomic segment of Actinomycetes bacterium:
GGTCGACCCACCCGCGTTGGCCAGGGAGGTGCTGGCGAACCCCCGGATCCGGCTGCCCTCCGCGGCGCACGCGGATGTGGCCACCGGCACCATCGCGACGCCGGTGCTTCAGGCGCTGGTCGCCCTGGCCCGCACGCACACGCTCGACGTCAGCGTCGTGCGGTCCGGCCACCCGGTGCACGTGTTCGGCACCGGCCGGGTGAGCGACCACCCGCGGGGGCGGGCCGTGGACATCTGGGCGGTCGACGACCGGCCGCTCGTGGACCTGGCCAACCGCGCGCTGACCGAGCAGATCATGCGGCAGGGCTCGGCCCTGGGCGCCTGGCAGGTCGGTGGCCCGGTCGACCTGGACGGCGCCGGGCTGAAGTACTTCTCCGACCACACCCACCACGACCACATCCACCTGGGCTTCGGATAGGTCCTCAGCCGACGAACCAGGCCGCGGTCTCCGGGGGCAGCAGGTGGTGGCCCTCGACCGGCCCGCTGGCGATGGACACCCCGCCCCGAGCGTCGAACCGGGCGGGGCGGCTGCCCATGTTGATGGCGCAGACCAGCCCGCTCCCCCGCCGGAAGGCCAGCACGTGCGGGTCGTCCACGGGCACCCACTCGAAGCCGGCGTCCCAGGGGACCTCGCGGCGTAGCCGCAGCGCCCGGCGAACCAGCGACAGGGTGGACGCCGGGTCCTCGCGCTCGGCGGCCACCGAGAGGGCGGCCCACGACTCCGGCTGCGGCAGCCACGGCTTCGAGCCGTCCGGGCCGAAGCCGTACGGCGGCTGCTCGCCCGACCAGGGGATCGGGACCCGGCAGCCGTCCCGGCCACGGGCCAGGTGCCCGGTGCGCTCCCAGATCGGGTCCTGCAGCACCTCCTCGGGCAGGTCGTCGACCTCGGGCAGGCCGAGCTCCTCGCCCTGGTACAGGTAGGCGGCCCCTGGCAGAGCGAGCATGGTGAGCAGGGCCGCGCGGGCCCGGCGCAGCCCGCTGTCGGGATGTTTGGGGTCGCCGTAGCGGGTGGCCGGCCGGACCACGTCGTGGTTACCCAGCACCCAGGTCACCGGCGCCCCGGACGCGTATGACTCGCGCAGCGACGCGTCGATCGCGTCGCGGAACTGCTCGGCCACGAACGGGGTGAACAGCCAGCGGAAGTTGAACGCCTGGTGCAGCTCGTCGGGTCGGGTGTACCGGGCCACCCGGTGCGGGTCGCCGAGCCACACCTCGCCGACCGTCATCCGGTCGCCGGGGTAAGAGTCGAGCACCCGCCGCCAGCCCTGGTAGATCGCGTGCACGCCGTCCTGGTCCCACATCGGCAGCGGCGGGATCTCGGTCTGCATCAGGCTGACGAAGCGGTTCTCCCCGGCGTCCGGCAGACCGGCCTGCTTCGCCAGCCCGTGCGCCACGTCGATCCGGAAGCCGTCCACCCCGCGGTCCAGCCAGAACCGCAGGACGTCCTCGAACTCGGCGACCACCTCGGGGTGCTCCCAGTTGAGGTCGGGCTGCTCCGGGGTGAACAGGTGCAGGTACCACTCGCCCGGGGTGCCGTCCGGCTCGGTGACCCGGGTCCAGGCGTCGCCGCCGAAGGTGGCCAGCCAGTCGTTGGGCGGCTGGTCGCCGTCCGGGCCCTTCCCGGGACGGAAGTGGTAGCGGGCCCGCTCCGGCGAGCCCGGCCCGGCGGCCAGCGCGACCTGGAACCAGGGGTGCTGGTCGGAGGTGTGGTTCGGGACGATGTCGACGACCACCCGCAGGTCCAGCCGGTGCGCCTCGGCGACCAGCGCGTCGAAGTCGGCCAGGTCACCGAACTGCGGGTCGACGGCCCGGTAGTCGGCGACGTCGTAGCCGCCGTCCGCCTGCGGGGAGGGATAGTACGGGGTGAGCCACAGCGCGTCGACGCCGAGGTCGACCAGGTGCGGTAGGTGCTGCCGGATGCCGGCCAGGTCCCCGATGCCGTCGCCGTCGGCGTCGGCGAACGAACGCACGTAGATCTGGTAGACGACGCCGTGGCGCCACCAGGAGCGGTCGGTTGTGGGGTCCAGGGCGGGTCCGGAGGTCACCCGGATGATCCTTGCACCTTCACCGGCTCGACGACGACGTACCACTGCGGGTCGGTGAAGTCGGTGGCCTGCACCTCGAGCGTGGCCCGGCCGTCGGGGATCACGCCGGCGTTGCGCAGCAGGAACGCGCCGACGTCGATCGGCTCGGTCTGGTACCGGTGTGGCTGGTAGTCCCATGAGGTGAACGCCGCGACCTGGACGCCGTTGATGCGCACGGTCAGCCGACCCGGGGCCACGGTGCTGGCCTTGACCTGGAAGACCTCGGGGATCTGGAAGGACCGGCTGACCGGGTTGCCGTCGGTCCGTCCGTCGGCCGAGGTCAGGTAGTTGGCGGCCGGGTCCGGGTCGGGCAGCGGCAGCGGGGTCGGTTTGGCCGGGGGCGGTGGAAGGGGGTACGCCGACCAGGCGACCGGCTGGTACCAGGCCAGGTGCAGCGTCCCGGCTGTGGTTGGCTGGGCCGAGCCGTCAGTGCCGACCACCCGCACACCGACCACGGCCGCCCGGCCCCGCTTCACCGGCACTCCGGGATGGATCAGGGGATCCCGGCCGCAGGGGAGGGTCAGGACCAGGTCCCCGTCGACCGAGATCTGGGCCGAGAGCGTGGTCGCTGCGTCGCAGCTGACACCGATCCCGATCTGGTCCGCGGGCGATCGCGCGTCGAGCGCGACGTTGCCGATGGACAACGGGACGGACGCCTCGCCGGCCAGCCGCCCACCCTCGGCGAAATCGGCGAAGGTGCTATCCGACGGCTGCGGACCGGGGGTGACCTCGCGGGCGGTGAGGACCGTCCTGGCCACCAGCGAGCCGAAGCCGACCGCGACCAGGGCGACGACGGCGGCGGCGGCCCGGTGGCGCCGCCGCGCCCGGCCCACCCGGTCGGCGACCCGGTCCAGGTCGAGGCGTTGGGCGGGGGCTGGCGTCGGGTTCGGGGTCCCCGGGCGACCGGGCGGTCCGGCCGTGGCGGCGGCGTGCTGCTCGATCCGCTGGACAGCGCGTTGGACGGCCGCGGGTGCCGTGTCCAGGACCCGGGCCGCCTCGCCCAGCGACAGTCCCGCGACGGCGACCAGCGCCCAGGCGGCCCGGTCCTTGCGGGCCACGCCGTCCGCGGCGGGCCGGCGCGCACGCCTGCCGCCGAGGTAGGTGCGCACTATGACCTCGCGGGCGAACGGCTCGGGGTCGTCGTCCAGCCGCAGCCACGCCTCGTGCACCCGAGCCAGCGCCTCGGTGGTGAGCTCGGCGGCGGCTTCGTCGTCGGCCGTCAGGGCCCGGGCGAATCCGAGCAGCGCGTACGTCCGGGCGGTGGCATAGGCCGCAAAGCCGGTTCTCGCCTGGGTCATCGCGCCGTCCGTGGGTTACGGCTACTCGAAGGCGTTCACCATACTGTCGGCCGCCATGACGAGGTAGCCCCACAGCTGCTGGTGCAGCTCCGGCGCCAGGCCGAGCTCGTCCACCGCGACCTGCATGTGCGTCAGCCAGTGCTCGCGCGCCAGCGGGGTCACGGCGTAGGGAGCGTGCCTCATGCGCAGCCGCGGGTGCCCGCGCTGGTCGGAGTAGGTGCGTGGCCCGCCCCAGTACTGCTCGAGGAACATCAGCAGCCGCTGCTCGGCCGGGCCGAGGTCCTCGTCGGGGTACATGGGGCGCAGGACCGGGTCGTCGGCCACCCCTTCGTAGAAGCGGTGGACCAGCTGGACGAACGTCTCGTGGCCGCCCATGGCCTGGTACGGGGTGGCCTCCTCGCTCATGCCCCCCATCCTCCCACCCCTGCATGAAGGTGCCCTTCGTGCCACCTTCAGGTAGGACGGACGGGGGGTGCCGGCGTCGCCGGCGTGGTGGCCGGGAAGGCGATGCCGAGGCGGTCCAGCTCGGTCTTGATGCGCAGCCGCAGCTCGCGGGCGACGGCGGCCCGCTGGTCCGGCGTGGTGGTGACCGCGAGCCGCACCACGGTCGAGTCCCTGGCCATCGACTCGACGCCGAGCACCTCCGGCGGCGCGGTGATCGCGTCGGCGAACGACGGCTCGTTCTCGTAGACGTCGGTGGCGACGCGGAGCATGGCCGACCGGACGACGTCCAGGTCGGCGTCCGGCGGCACTGCGATGTCGACCAGCGCACGGCTCCAGCCCTGGCTGCGGTTGCCCACCCGCACCACCTCGCCGTTGCGCACGTGCCACACCGTGCCCTCGGCGTCGCGCAGCCGGGTCACCCGCAGCCCGACCTCCTCGACGGTGCCGCTGGCCTGGCCCATGTCGATGACGTCACCGATGCCGTACTGATCCTCGATGATCATGAAGATGCCGGAGATGAAGTCCCGCACGAGGGTCTGCGCCCCGAAGCCCAGCGCCACCCCGGCGATCCCGGCGCTGGCCAGCAGCGGCCCGATCGGGATGCCCAGCACGTCCATGACGGTCAGGGCGGCCACCCCGAGGATCACTCCGGTGGAGATGCTGCGCAGCACCGAGCCGACCGCCTGGGCCCGCTGGGTGCGCCGCTCCGCCGCCAGCGGGCTGGACTCGAACACCGCGGCGGTGCGGCCGCGCAGCAGCGCACTCTCCCCCTTGATCGCATGGGCGACCGTCCGGTCGATCACCCGGTGCACCAGGTGCCGGGCCAGGAAGGCCAGCAGCAGGATGGCCAGGATGGTCAGCGGCGTGGCCAGCAGCCAGGCGGCGGCTAGACCGACCCATTCCTGCCCGGTGACCTGGTGCACCCAGCCGCAGAAGGTCCCGTCCCCCTCGGCGCAGCTGCCGCCGGCGAGCAGAAAGGCGGGCACGATGCCGGGCACAGCTTCCTCCTGGTCAGTCGAGGGACAGGCCGGTCTGATCGGCCAGGAAGGCCAGTGTGTCGACGGTCAGGTCGACCGCGCGGCTCACCGCCCGGGCCCCGTGGCCGACGTTCTTCTCCCGGCGCATCAGCACGGGCGCGTCGGACGTCGTCGCGTGCTGCAGGGCGGCGCACATCTTGCGCGCGTGCAGCGGGTCGACCCGGGTGTCGCCGTCGAACACGGTGAACAGGACGGCGGGGTAGGCGACGCCCTCGCGCACCTGGTGGTATGGCGAGTAGGACAGCAGCCAGCCCAGCTGCTCCGGGTCCTCCGCGCTGCCGTACTCGACGTTCCAGGTGGCACCGAGCCCGAACTTCTCGTACCGCGCCATGTCGAGCAGTGGCGCCGAGCACACCACCGCGGCGTACAGGTCCGGGCGCTGGGTCAGGGCGGCGCCGACGAGCAGCCCGCCGTTCGAGCCGCCCGAGATGCCCAGCTGCTGCGGCGTCGTCCAGCCCTGCGCCACCAGGTACTCGGCAGCCGCGTGGAAGTCGTCGAAGACGTTCTGCTTGTGGCCGAGCATGCCGGCCCGGTGCCAGGACTCACCCTCCTCGGACCCGCCGCGCAGGTTCGCGATGGCGTAGACGCCCCCCGCCTCGACCCAGCTGAGGATGGTCGCGGCGTAGGCCGGCGTGAGCGGCACCCCGAACCCGCCGTACCCGTACAGGATCGTCGGGCGCGGCCCGGCCGCGACGCCGTCGCGGGACATGACGAACATCCGCACCGGCGTGCCGTCGGTCGAGGTGTAGGTGACCTGCTCGGTGCGCACGTTGGGCACCTCGACGGCGCCCGGCGCGGTGGCCCACAGGGTGGTCTCGCCGGTGCTCGCGTCGTAGTGCTGCACGGTCGACGGCGTGGTGTGGTCGGTGTAGCCGAACCAGGCCTCGTGGCCGCCCTCGGGGCGCTCCACGATCCCGCTGATCGAGCCGAGCCCCGGCAGCGGCACCTCGCCGGTGCACCGGCCGTCGGCCAGCCGGTGCACGGTCACCTCGCTGACCGCGTGCCGGGTCCACGATGCGAGCAGCACCGGGTCGGCCAGCTCATCGCCGTCCAGGATCGCGAAGCCGTCGAGCACCGCGACCGGGTCCTCCGGAAGCAGGTCGACCCAGTGCTCGGCGGTGGGCTGGTCGGGCGTGGTCACGGCCAGCCGGCTGCGCGTCGCGTCGAGGTCGGTGAACACGTACAGCCGGCCGTCGCGGCCCACGTGTAGGCCGGTCTGGGCGTCGACCCCCACCTGCACGGGCACCAGCAGGGCTGCCTCGAGCGGCGACGCCTCGAGGTCGGCGAGCCACAGGTCGTTGCGGGGGGCGGTGCCCTCCGCCGCCGAGACCTGGAGCCAGCGGCCGTCCATGGAGACCGAGACCCCGTAATACTCGGTGGCCTTGCGGCCCTCCCCGAAGACCAGGACATCGTCGGCCGGGTCGCTGCTCACCCGGTGTAGGTACACCCGGCGGTGGAACTGCTCCTCGCCGGCCGGCACCTCCTCCGGTGGCAGTCGGCGGACGTAGTAGTACGCCGCGCCGCCCGGCAGCCAGGCGATGGGGGAGTAGCGGGCCCGGTCGATCGGCCCGTCCAGCAGCGTTCCATCGACCACGTCGACCACCCGGACGACGGACTCCTCGGTGCCGCCCTCCGACAGCTGGTAGGCGAGCCGGTCACCCTCCTTGGACGGCTGCCACGCGTCCAGCGTGGTCAGCCCCGACGGGTCGATGGCCATCGGGTCGATGAGGGTGCGCTCGGTGCCGTCCGGGTCGATGGTCAGCAGGACGGCATGCTCCTGCTCGGCGGTCCGGCGCATGAGGAACTGCCGCTCGCCGCGCCAGACCGGCGCCGTGATGACGCCGGCGGCCAGCAGCTGCTGCACCCGGGTGCGCAGCCGGTCCCGGCCGGGCCAGTGGGCGCGCTGCCGTTCGAACAGGGCGTCCTGGGCCTGCGACCAGGCCTCGGTCGCGGCGTCGGCGGCGTCCTCGAGGGCCCGGTAGGGGTCGGCCACGGGCCGTCCGTGCAGCTCCTCGACCAGGTCGAGTCGCTGGGTCTGGGGGTAGTCGTCTCGTCTCATGGCGGCTCCACCCTACGGGCGCCCTGCGGCGAATCATGCTGGCGCGGCGCGTGTCTGGAACCCAGACTGGAGGCGAGGCACCGGCGCCGCCAGTGCCGTTGACGGCCTTCGCGCGGCGGAGGGAGGCAGCCGTGGGCATGACCCTGGTGCTCAACGCCACCTACGAGCCGCTCGCCGTCGTGCCCCTGCGCCGCGCCATCGTGCTCGTGCTGGCCGAGAAGGCCACCATCGTGGAGTCGTCCGGCCGGCTGGTCCGCTCGGAGCGGCTGCAGGTGCCGGCCCCCACGGTGGTCCGACTCAGCCACTTCGTGCGGTTGCCCTACCGGCACTCGGTGCCGCTGTCCCGGCGCGCGATCCTGGAGCGGGACCGGCACCGCTGCGCCTACTGCGGGCAGCGGGCGAACTCGGTGGACCACGTCGTCCCCCGCTCGCGCGGCGGTGGCCACGAGTGGGCCAACGTGGTGGCGGCCTGCAGCCGGTGCAACCACAAGAAGGGCAGCCACCTGCTGGCCGAGCTGGGCTGGCGGCTGCCGTTCGTCCCTGCGCAGCCACCGGCCACCATCGCGCTGCTCGTCGGGCTGTCGTCCGGGCAGGACGTCTGGGAGCGGTACCTAGGCCCGGTCCATGTCCACCCGCACGGCGAGCTGGCCGCCGGAGGTGCCGCGGGTACGGCGGCTGCCGGCTGAGCGGCTCCTCTACGCTGGCCGCACGCAGCGCCAGAGGGCCGGGAGGTGTGGGATGGCAGAGCGGCCGCCGTCGGGACGGTCCATCTCCGCGAGCTGGCGCCAGGACTGGCGGCTACGCGCCGGTGTCGGGGGCGTGCTGGCCGTGCTGGGCATCTGGTTCGTGGTGGAGAACAGCGAGACCACCCGGGTGCAGCTGTTCTTCTGGACCGTGAGCGTGCCACTCATCTGGGTGCTGCTGGCCATGGTGCTGCTCGGCGTCCTCATCGACCGACTGGTGATCTGGCGGCGCGGTCGAGGCCGCGCCCGCCCTTGACCGTGCCGCCGACCGGTCTCGCCGGTCCCGACGGTCCGGCCCCCGACGACGAAGTCGACGGCCCCGAGGGCGAGTCGGCCGACTTCCCCCCGCCGCGGCCGGTCCGGAGCCGACTGCGGCTGGCCATCCTCGGGGCCACCGCCGGCGCGCTCGTGCTGTTCGCGTTGCCGCTCGCGCTGGCGATCCGCACCGTCTACACCGAGGAGGCCGCGACCGCGCTGCAGCGGGAGGCCGGGCGGATCGTGGCCCTGGTGCCGGACGAACAGCTGACGCAGCCGGACCGGATCCGGCAGCCGGACGACCGCGCCGAGTCGCTCGGGGTGTACGACCCCACCGGACGCCGGGTGTCCGGCACCGGCCCGGAGGTCAGCCGGCAGGCGGCCGCGGCCGTCGCGTCCGGCGTCGCGACAACCGGCCGGGAGGGCGCCGAGCTGGCCTCCTTCCTGCCGGTTCGGGCCGACGGGCAGCCCGCCGTGGTGGTCCGGGCGGCGCTGCCCTGGTCCACCGTGACCGGCCGGGTGCTGCGCGCCTGGGCGCTCATGGGTCTGCTGGTGCTGCTGGTGCTGGGGGTGGCCTGGTGGGTGGCCGACCGGCTGGCCCGGCGACTGGCCGCCCCGCTGGAGCGGCTTGCCGACAGCGCGGCCACCCTCGGGCAGGGCGGGTTCGGCCTGCGGGTGCCACCGTCCGGGATCCACGAGGTCGACGTCGTGGGCGGGGTGCTGGAGGACTCGGGCCGCCGCCTGGGCGAGTTGTTCCGGCGGGAGCGGGCCTTCTCGGCGGACGCCTCTCACCAGCTGCGGACGCCGCTGACCGCGCTGCGGCTGACGCTGGAGTCCGGCGCGGTCGACCAGGACGCCGACGTCGCGGGCGTGGTCGACGAGGCGCTCGTCCAGGTGGACCGGCTCGAGCAGACCGTCGACGACCTGCTCACCCTGGCCCGTGACCTGCCCGGCGAGGGGCAGCCGGCTCCGGTGGCCGCCGTGGTCCACCAGCTCGTGGCCCTGCACCGCCCGAACTGCGAGTCGGCCGGACGGCGGCTGGAGGTGCAGGTGCCCCCTGGGCTGCCCGAGGTCGACTTCCCCGAGCCGGCGCTGCGGCAGGTGCTCGAGGTGCTCGTCGACAACGCGTGCCGGCACGGGGCGGGCACCGTACGCGTCGCGGCCCGCACCGCCGGCACCGGGGTGGCCGTGGAGGTGTGCGACCAGGGGCGGCTGCCCGACGGCGATCTCGAACGGCTGTTCGCCCGCCGCTCGCCGCAGGCCAGCGGCAGCGGCATCGGCCTGGCGCTGGCCCGCTCCCTGATCGAGGCGGACGGCGCGCGGCTCGCCGTCCAGCGTCGTGCGGACGGCACGACGTTCACCGTGTTGATGGCCGCCGCCCCCGTCGCGGACGACAGTGCCTAGCATCGGCACCGTGACCAACCCGGTGATCCTCGTGGTCGAGGACGATGAGGGGATCAGCGGGCCGTTGTCCAGGGCACTCCAGGGGCAGGGCTACGCCACCCGGGTCGCCGGCACGGCCGCGGGTGCGCTGGCCGCCGCGGACGAGGACCCGTCCCCCGACCTGGTGCTGCTCGACCTCGGGCTGCCCGACCTGGACGGCGTGGAGTTGGCCCGCCGGCTGCGGGAGCGGATCCCCCTCACGGTGATCGTCATGCTCACCGCGCGCTCGACCGAGGTCGACATCGTCGTCGGCCTGGACGCCGGGGCCGACGACTACGTGACCAAGCCGTTCCGGCTGGCCGAGCTGCTGGCCAGGGTCCGGGCGCACCTGCGCCGGGGGAGCGTCGACGAGCGGGCCACCCCGCTGTCCGCGGGCGGGGTCGAGTGCGATCCGAGCGCCCGGCGCTGCTACGTCGGCGACGTGGAGGTCACCTTGCGCCCCCGCGAGTTCGACCTGCTGGCCGCGCTGATGTCCCGGGCGGGGGACGCGGTGAGCCGTGACGAGCTGATGAGCACGGTGTGGGACGCCCACTGGTACGGGTCCACGAAGACCCTCGACATGCACGTCTCCTCGTTGCGCCGCAAGCTGTCCGCGGCTGGGGCCAGCGACGGCTGCATCACGACCATGCGCGGATACGGGTACCGCTTCGAGCGCGACCCGGTCGACTCCAGGGAGATGACGTGAGCGAGCTGCACGATCTGACCGCGCTTGAGCAGGCCGCCGTGATCCGCCGCCGGGAGGTGTCCCCGGTGGAGCTGGCCGAGCACTACCTGCGCCGGACCGAGCGGCTGGACGCCCAGCTGGGCGCCTTCATCACGGTCACCCCCGAGCTGGCGCTCGAGCAGGCCAGGGCCGCCGAGCGGGCGGTGCTGAACGCCGACGACCCGCAGCGGCTGCCCGTGCTGCACGGCGTCCCGGTGCCGGTGAAGGACCTGCACTTCGTGGCCGGCGTCCGGTGCACGCTGGGCTCGCGCTCCTACGACCTCACCCCGCTCGGCGACGACAACGTGGTGCAGGCGATGCGGGCCGGCGGCCTGGTCTTCACCGGCAAGACCAACACCCCCGAGTTCGGGCTGCCCTGCTACACCGAGAGCGAGGTGGCGCCGCCGGCCCGCACGCCGTGGGACCTGACTCGTTCGGCCGGCGGCTCCAGCGGTGGGGCGGCGGCCGCGGTCGCCGGCGGGCTGGCCCCGGCGGCGCAGGGCAGCGACGGGGGCGGCTCGATCCGGATCCCGGCCAGCGTGAGCGGGCTGGTCGGGATCAAGACCAGCCGTGGGCGGGTCAGCAACGGCCCGCTGCGCGATGCGGTGGGCGACTTGGCCGTGTGCGGCCCACTGGCCCGGACCGTGGCCGATGCGGCCGCATTGCTGGACGTCATGGCCGTGCCGTTCCCGGGTGACCCCTACGTGGCGCCGCCGCTGCCGCCGGGTGAGACCTTCCTGGGCCACGCGGGTCGGGAGCCGGGGCGGCTGCGCATCGGCCGCTACCATACGCCGGTGATCGTCGACACCGACGTGCACCCGGACTGTGTGGCCGCCTACGACGGGGCCAGCGAGCTGCTCGCGGGGCTCGGGCACGAGGTGGTCGACGTCGCCCCACCGTTCGGGCCCGAGCTGGTGCCCCAGTTCGAGGTGCTGTGGTCGGTGCTGGCGCTGCTCACGCCGGTCGCGCCGGAACAGGAGCCGCTGCTGCTCCCGCTGACCCGCTGGCTGCGCGGTCGCGGCGCCGGCTTCGACGCGATCACCCTCGCCGGCGCGGTGTCCATGATCCGGCTCGCGGCCCGGGCCGCGATGGCGGCCACCGTCGGGTTCGACGCGGTGCTCACGCCCACCCTGGCGCGGCCGCCGGCCCTCGTCGGCGGCCTGCGCGACGACGACGACCCGGCGGCCGACTTCGAGGCGCAGAAGCGGTTCACCCCGTTCACGGCGCCCTACAACCTCACCGGGCAGCCGGCCATCACGCTGCCCCTGCACTGGACCGAGGACAGCCTGCCGATCGGCGTCCAGCTGGTCGGCCGGCAGGGCGGCGAGGCGACGCTCATCGCGCTGGCCGCGCAGCTGGAGGCGGCCCGCCCGTGGCGGCAGCGCACCCCGGCCTGCTGGTGAGCGACCAGGCGGCCGTAGACCCGGCGCTTCGCGAGCTCGCGGCCGCGCTCGGGGTGGCCGGCGAGTACTGGGACTGGCAGGGTCAGCGGGTCGAGGTCGGCCGGGCGACCGTCGTCGCGGTGCTGGCCGGGCTGGGCGTGGACGGCTCCACCCCGGAGCGGGCCGCGACCGCACTGGCCGAGCACCGGGCCCGGCTGTGGCGGCGGATGCTGCCGTCCTGCGTCGTGGTCCGGTCCGGCACCGCCCCGTGGTTCTGGGTGCACGTCGCGGACGGCGCGGACGTGAAGGTGTGGGTCGAGCTCGAGGACGGCGCGGTCCGCACCGACGTCGTCCAGCAGGACCACTGGGTGCCGCCCGCCGTGGTGGACGGGACGGCGGTCGGTGAGGCGACGTTCGCGGTCCCGTCCGACCTGCCCTTGGGCTGGCACTCCCTGCATGCCCGGTCCGGCGAGCTGCGGGCCAGCACCCCGCTGGTGGTGACCCCCGCGGTGCTGGGGCTGCCGCCGGCCCTGCGCGACCGCCGGGCCTGGGGGTTCGCCGTCCAGCTGTACAGCCTGCGGTCGACCCGGTCGTGGGGGATCGGTGACCTCGCCGACCTGGGTGACCTGGCCGCCTGGAGCGGCCATGAGCTCGGCGCGGACTTCGTCCTGGTCAACCCGC
This window contains:
- a CDS encoding glycoside hydrolase family 13 protein, which gives rise to MTSGPALDPTTDRSWWRHGVVYQIYVRSFADADGDGIGDLAGIRQHLPHLVDLGVDALWLTPYYPSPQADGGYDVADYRAVDPQFGDLADFDALVAEAHRLDLRVVVDIVPNHTSDQHPWFQVALAAGPGSPERARYHFRPGKGPDGDQPPNDWLATFGGDAWTRVTEPDGTPGEWYLHLFTPEQPDLNWEHPEVVAEFEDVLRFWLDRGVDGFRIDVAHGLAKQAGLPDAGENRFVSLMQTEIPPLPMWDQDGVHAIYQGWRRVLDSYPGDRMTVGEVWLGDPHRVARYTRPDELHQAFNFRWLFTPFVAEQFRDAIDASLRESYASGAPVTWVLGNHDVVRPATRYGDPKHPDSGLRRARAALLTMLALPGAAYLYQGEELGLPEVDDLPEEVLQDPIWERTGHLARGRDGCRVPIPWSGEQPPYGFGPDGSKPWLPQPESWAALSVAAEREDPASTLSLVRRALRLRREVPWDAGFEWVPVDDPHVLAFRRGSGLVCAINMGSRPARFDARGGVSIASGPVEGHHLLPPETAAWFVG
- a CDS encoding globin; amino-acid sequence: MSEEATPYQAMGGHETFVQLVHRFYEGVADDPVLRPMYPDEDLGPAEQRLLMFLEQYWGGPRTYSDQRGHPRLRMRHAPYAVTPLAREHWLTHMQVAVDELGLAPELHQQLWGYLVMAADSMVNAFE
- a CDS encoding mechanosensitive ion channel family protein, giving the protein MPGIVPAFLLAGGSCAEGDGTFCGWVHQVTGQEWVGLAAAWLLATPLTILAILLLAFLARHLVHRVIDRTVAHAIKGESALLRGRTAAVFESSPLAAERRTQRAQAVGSVLRSISTGVILGVAALTVMDVLGIPIGPLLASAGIAGVALGFGAQTLVRDFISGIFMIIEDQYGIGDVIDMGQASGTVEEVGLRVTRLRDAEGTVWHVRNGEVVRVGNRSQGWSRALVDIAVPPDADLDVVRSAMLRVATDVYENEPSFADAITAPPEVLGVESMARDSTVVRLAVTTTPDQRAAVARELRLRIKTELDRLGIAFPATTPATPAPPVRPT
- a CDS encoding prolyl oligopeptidase family serine peptidase, giving the protein MRRDDYPQTQRLDLVEELHGRPVADPYRALEDAADAATEAWSQAQDALFERQRAHWPGRDRLRTRVQQLLAAGVITAPVWRGERQFLMRRTAEQEHAVLLTIDPDGTERTLIDPMAIDPSGLTTLDAWQPSKEGDRLAYQLSEGGTEESVVRVVDVVDGTLLDGPIDRARYSPIAWLPGGAAYYYVRRLPPEEVPAGEEQFHRRVYLHRVSSDPADDVLVFGEGRKATEYYGVSVSMDGRWLQVSAAEGTAPRNDLWLADLEASPLEAALLVPVQVGVDAQTGLHVGRDGRLYVFTDLDATRSRLAVTTPDQPTAEHWVDLLPEDPVAVLDGFAILDGDELADPVLLASWTRHAVSEVTVHRLADGRCTGEVPLPGLGSISGIVERPEGGHEAWFGYTDHTTPSTVQHYDASTGETTLWATAPGAVEVPNVRTEQVTYTSTDGTPVRMFVMSRDGVAAGPRPTILYGYGGFGVPLTPAYAATILSWVEAGGVYAIANLRGGSEEGESWHRAGMLGHKQNVFDDFHAAAEYLVAQGWTTPQQLGISGGSNGGLLVGAALTQRPDLYAAVVCSAPLLDMARYEKFGLGATWNVEYGSAEDPEQLGWLLSYSPYHQVREGVAYPAVLFTVFDGDTRVDPLHARKMCAALQHATTSDAPVLMRREKNVGHGARAVSRAVDLTVDTLAFLADQTGLSLD
- a CDS encoding HNH endonuclease is translated as MGMTLVLNATYEPLAVVPLRRAIVLVLAEKATIVESSGRLVRSERLQVPAPTVVRLSHFVRLPYRHSVPLSRRAILERDRHRCAYCGQRANSVDHVVPRSRGGGHEWANVVAACSRCNHKKGSHLLAELGWRLPFVPAQPPATIALLVGLSSGQDVWERYLGPVHVHPHGELAAGGAAGTAAAG
- a CDS encoding LapA family protein → MAERPPSGRSISASWRQDWRLRAGVGGVLAVLGIWFVVENSETTRVQLFFWTVSVPLIWVLLAMVLLGVLIDRLVIWRRGRGRARP
- a CDS encoding HAMP domain-containing sensor histidine kinase, whose translation is MPPTGLAGPDGPAPDDEVDGPEGESADFPPPRPVRSRLRLAILGATAGALVLFALPLALAIRTVYTEEAATALQREAGRIVALVPDEQLTQPDRIRQPDDRAESLGVYDPTGRRVSGTGPEVSRQAAAAVASGVATTGREGAELASFLPVRADGQPAVVVRAALPWSTVTGRVLRAWALMGLLVLLVLGVAWWVADRLARRLAAPLERLADSAATLGQGGFGLRVPPSGIHEVDVVGGVLEDSGRRLGELFRRERAFSADASHQLRTPLTALRLTLESGAVDQDADVAGVVDEALVQVDRLEQTVDDLLTLARDLPGEGQPAPVAAVVHQLVALHRPNCESAGRRLEVQVPPGLPEVDFPEPALRQVLEVLVDNACRHGAGTVRVAARTAGTGVAVEVCDQGRLPDGDLERLFARRSPQASGSGIGLALARSLIEADGARLAVQRRADGTTFTVLMAAAPVADDSA
- a CDS encoding response regulator transcription factor, whose translation is MTNPVILVVEDDEGISGPLSRALQGQGYATRVAGTAAGALAAADEDPSPDLVLLDLGLPDLDGVELARRLRERIPLTVIVMLTARSTEVDIVVGLDAGADDYVTKPFRLAELLARVRAHLRRGSVDERATPLSAGGVECDPSARRCYVGDVEVTLRPREFDLLAALMSRAGDAVSRDELMSTVWDAHWYGSTKTLDMHVSSLRRKLSAAGASDGCITTMRGYGYRFERDPVDSREMT
- a CDS encoding amidase; amino-acid sequence: MSELHDLTALEQAAVIRRREVSPVELAEHYLRRTERLDAQLGAFITVTPELALEQARAAERAVLNADDPQRLPVLHGVPVPVKDLHFVAGVRCTLGSRSYDLTPLGDDNVVQAMRAGGLVFTGKTNTPEFGLPCYTESEVAPPARTPWDLTRSAGGSSGGAAAAVAGGLAPAAQGSDGGGSIRIPASVSGLVGIKTSRGRVSNGPLRDAVGDLAVCGPLARTVADAAALLDVMAVPFPGDPYVAPPLPPGETFLGHAGREPGRLRIGRYHTPVIVDTDVHPDCVAAYDGASELLAGLGHEVVDVAPPFGPELVPQFEVLWSVLALLTPVAPEQEPLLLPLTRWLRGRGAGFDAITLAGAVSMIRLAARAAMAATVGFDAVLTPTLARPPALVGGLRDDDDPAADFEAQKRFTPFTAPYNLTGQPAITLPLHWTEDSLPIGVQLVGRQGGEATLIALAAQLEAARPWRQRTPACW